From Phalacrocorax carbo chromosome 6, bPhaCar2.1, whole genome shotgun sequence, a single genomic window includes:
- the PRKAB2 gene encoding 5'-AMP-activated protein kinase subunit beta-2 isoform X1, which yields MGNTTSERVSGERHGSKSHRSDGSSGPHPAKEHPHKIMVGSTDDPSVFSSHDSKIPGDKEFVSWQPDLEESVKPSQQARPTVIRWADGGKEVFISGSFNNWSTKIPLIKSHNDFVAILDLPEGEHQYKFFVDGQWVHDPSEPVVTSQMGTINNLIHVKKSDFEVFDALKVDSLESSETSGRDLSSSPPGPYGQEMYVYRPEERFKSPPILPPHLLQVILNKDTNISCDPALLPEPNHVMLNHLYALSIKDGVMVLSATHRYKKKYVTTLLYKPI from the exons ATGGGGAACACCACCAGTGAGCGAGTGTCTGGGGAGCGCCATGGCTCCAAGTCCCACCGCTCAGACGGCTCCAGTGGCCCCCACCCTGCCAAGGAGCACCCACACAAGATCATGGTGGGCAGCACTGACGACCCCAGTGTTTTCAGCTCCCACGACTCCAAG ATTCCTGGGGACAAGGAGTTTGTGTCGTGGCAGCCGGATCTGGAGGAGTCAGTGAAGCCATCCCAACAGGCTCGTCCCACTGTTATCCGCTGGGCCGATGGAGGCAAAGAGGTCTTCATCTCCGGATCTTTCAACAACTGGAGCACCAAGATCCCGCTCATCAAGAG CCACAATGACTTTGTCGCTATCCTGGACCTCCCAGAAGGAGAGCACCAGTACAAATTTTTTGTGGACGGCCAGTGGGTCCATGACCCATCTGAG CCTGTGGTCACCAGCCAGATGGGGACGATTAACAACCTGATTCACGTCAAGAAGTCTGACTTTGAGGTGTTCGATGCTTTGAAGGTGGATTCCCTGGAGAGCTCAGAAACCTCAGGTCGGG ACTTATCGAGCTCACCACCTGGTCCATATGGCCAAGAGATGTACGTATACCGGCCTGAGGAGCGCTTCAAATCCCCACCCATCCTCCCGCCTCATCTCCTCCAGGTCATCCTCAACAAGGACACCAATATCTCG TGTgacccagcactgctgcccGAACCCAACCATGTCATGCTCAATCACCTCTACGCGCTCTCCATCAAG GACGGCGTCATGGTGCTCAGTGCTACACACCGCTACAAGAAGAAGTACGTCACCACACTGCTGTACAAGCCCATCTGA
- the PRKAB2 gene encoding 5'-AMP-activated protein kinase subunit beta-2 isoform X2 encodes MGNTTSERVSGERHGSKSHRSDGSSGPHPAKEHPHKIMVGSTDDPSVFSSHDSKIPGDKEFVSWQPDLEESVKPSQQARPTVIRWADGGKEVFISGSFNNWSTKIPLIKSHNDFVAILDLPEGEHQYKFFVDGQWVHDPSEPVVTSQMGTINNLIHVKKSDFEVFDALKVDSLESSETSDLSSSPPGPYGQEMYVYRPEERFKSPPILPPHLLQVILNKDTNISCDPALLPEPNHVMLNHLYALSIKDGVMVLSATHRYKKKYVTTLLYKPI; translated from the exons ATGGGGAACACCACCAGTGAGCGAGTGTCTGGGGAGCGCCATGGCTCCAAGTCCCACCGCTCAGACGGCTCCAGTGGCCCCCACCCTGCCAAGGAGCACCCACACAAGATCATGGTGGGCAGCACTGACGACCCCAGTGTTTTCAGCTCCCACGACTCCAAG ATTCCTGGGGACAAGGAGTTTGTGTCGTGGCAGCCGGATCTGGAGGAGTCAGTGAAGCCATCCCAACAGGCTCGTCCCACTGTTATCCGCTGGGCCGATGGAGGCAAAGAGGTCTTCATCTCCGGATCTTTCAACAACTGGAGCACCAAGATCCCGCTCATCAAGAG CCACAATGACTTTGTCGCTATCCTGGACCTCCCAGAAGGAGAGCACCAGTACAAATTTTTTGTGGACGGCCAGTGGGTCCATGACCCATCTGAG CCTGTGGTCACCAGCCAGATGGGGACGATTAACAACCTGATTCACGTCAAGAAGTCTGACTTTGAGGTGTTCGATGCTTTGAAGGTGGATTCCCTGGAGAGCTCAGAAACCTCAG ACTTATCGAGCTCACCACCTGGTCCATATGGCCAAGAGATGTACGTATACCGGCCTGAGGAGCGCTTCAAATCCCCACCCATCCTCCCGCCTCATCTCCTCCAGGTCATCCTCAACAAGGACACCAATATCTCG TGTgacccagcactgctgcccGAACCCAACCATGTCATGCTCAATCACCTCTACGCGCTCTCCATCAAG GACGGCGTCATGGTGCTCAGTGCTACACACCGCTACAAGAAGAAGTACGTCACCACACTGCTGTACAAGCCCATCTGA